The Coffea eugenioides isolate CCC68of chromosome 8, Ceug_1.0, whole genome shotgun sequence genome has a segment encoding these proteins:
- the LOC113781389 gene encoding uncharacterized protein LOC113781389 isoform X3 yields MHGSRGCFGCCTKPPLIISVDEPSKGLKIQGHRVKRPSIKEDFWSSSTYEMENSAFPSQRSVSSISTSNLTLDQQGTSSSTSNPTEFVNHGLFLWNQTRQLWIGDKESKRPKQPQEPKLGWNATYESLLGTNKPFPQPIPLPEVVDFLVDIWEQEGLYD; encoded by the exons ATGCATGGG AGCAGAGGTTGTTTTGGATGTTGTACTAAGCCGCCACTTATAATATCTGTGGATGAGCCATCCAAGGGGCTTAAAATTCAAGGTCATCGGGTAAAAAGACCCAGCATAAAAGAGGATTTTTGGAGTAGCAGCACATATGAAATGGAGAATAGTGCATTTCCATCCCAAAGAAGTGTTTCTTCGATTAGCACTTCGAATCTGACTCTTGACCAGCAGGGTACCAGCAGCAGCACTAGCAACCCTACTGAGTTTGTAAATCATG GACTTTTTCTTTGGAATCAGACAAGGCAGCTGTGGATTGGAGACAAGGAGTCCAAAAGACCCAAGCAACCTCAAGAGCCCAAATTAGG GTGGAATGCAACTTACGAGAGTCTGCTTGGTACCAATAAACCTTTTCCTCAGCCCATCCCTCTACCA GAAGTGGTAGATTTTCTTGTTGATATTTGGGAGCAGGAGGGACTGTACGATTGA
- the LOC113781389 gene encoding uncharacterized protein LOC113781389 isoform X1 has protein sequence MSSRCCLWIQFEACLRRKPLFSLCLYIGGYFQALTGLMMRKLKEKCRALFSSRGCFGCCTKPPLIISVDEPSKGLKIQGHRVKRPSIKEDFWSSSTYEMENSAFPSQRSVSSISTSNLTLDQQGTSSSTSNPTEFVNHGLFLWNQTRQLWIGDKESKRPKQPQEPKLGWNATYESLLGTNKPFPQPIPLPEVVDFLVDIWEQEGLYD, from the exons ATGAGTAGTAGATGTTGTTTATGGATTCAATTTGAGGCTTGCCTCAGAAGGAAgcctcttttttctttgtgcTTGTATATTGGAGGTTATTTTCAAGCTCTTACTGGTTTAATGATGAGAAAGCTGAAAGAGAAATGCAGAGCCCTCTTCAGT AGCAGAGGTTGTTTTGGATGTTGTACTAAGCCGCCACTTATAATATCTGTGGATGAGCCATCCAAGGGGCTTAAAATTCAAGGTCATCGGGTAAAAAGACCCAGCATAAAAGAGGATTTTTGGAGTAGCAGCACATATGAAATGGAGAATAGTGCATTTCCATCCCAAAGAAGTGTTTCTTCGATTAGCACTTCGAATCTGACTCTTGACCAGCAGGGTACCAGCAGCAGCACTAGCAACCCTACTGAGTTTGTAAATCATG GACTTTTTCTTTGGAATCAGACAAGGCAGCTGTGGATTGGAGACAAGGAGTCCAAAAGACCCAAGCAACCTCAAGAGCCCAAATTAGG GTGGAATGCAACTTACGAGAGTCTGCTTGGTACCAATAAACCTTTTCCTCAGCCCATCCCTCTACCA GAAGTGGTAGATTTTCTTGTTGATATTTGGGAGCAGGAGGGACTGTACGATTGA
- the LOC113781389 gene encoding uncharacterized protein LOC113781389 isoform X2, translating to MQLCRLLLPLPSWIYNIFACMGGCFGCCTKPPLIISVDEPSKGLKIQGHRVKRPSIKEDFWSSSTYEMENSAFPSQRSVSSISTSNLTLDQQGTSSSTSNPTEFVNHGLFLWNQTRQLWIGDKESKRPKQPQEPKLGWNATYESLLGTNKPFPQPIPLPEVVDFLVDIWEQEGLYD from the exons ATGCAACTGTGTAGATTACTGTTGCCCTTGCCCTCCTGGATCTATAATATCTTTGCATGCATGGG AGGTTGTTTTGGATGTTGTACTAAGCCGCCACTTATAATATCTGTGGATGAGCCATCCAAGGGGCTTAAAATTCAAGGTCATCGGGTAAAAAGACCCAGCATAAAAGAGGATTTTTGGAGTAGCAGCACATATGAAATGGAGAATAGTGCATTTCCATCCCAAAGAAGTGTTTCTTCGATTAGCACTTCGAATCTGACTCTTGACCAGCAGGGTACCAGCAGCAGCACTAGCAACCCTACTGAGTTTGTAAATCATG GACTTTTTCTTTGGAATCAGACAAGGCAGCTGTGGATTGGAGACAAGGAGTCCAAAAGACCCAAGCAACCTCAAGAGCCCAAATTAGG GTGGAATGCAACTTACGAGAGTCTGCTTGGTACCAATAAACCTTTTCCTCAGCCCATCCCTCTACCA GAAGTGGTAGATTTTCTTGTTGATATTTGGGAGCAGGAGGGACTGTACGATTGA